A window of Desulfovibrio sp. X2 genomic DNA:
TCGCGCTCTACCTGCGGCTCAACGCCGAGGAGCTGAAGAAGCAGCAGGTCAAGCGCAAGGTCTTCGACAATCTGGCCGTGGGGCTCTTCGTGCACGACCTGGGCATGAGCAAGATCCCCCTCTTCCTGCGCACCAAGACCCAGGCGCTCTCGCGCGACGAGCAGGCCAAGATCCTGGCCCACACCACCACGGGCATCGAGATGCTCGGCAAGCTCGACCTGCGCTTCAAGGAGGTCGAGGCCTGCGTGGGCGAGCACCACGAGCGCATGGACGGCTCGGGCTACCCCCAGAAGCAGAAGGGCAACGACATCTCTCCCCTCGGCCGCCTGTGCGCGGCCGTGGACTCCTACTGCGCCATGATCGTGAAGCGGCCCTTCGCCCCGGCCATGAGCCCGGCCGACGCCTGCGCCGCCCTGGTCAAGGACGAGAAGCGCTACGACCCGCGCATGACCCGGGCGCTGCAGGCCATCGTCCTGACCGGCAAGTAGCCGGGCGCCCCCGCGCGGCTCCCCGAGGCCGCCTCCGCACCTCCCGATGCACGAAAAGAGCCCGGACGAGGCGGGACGCGGCCCATGGCCGTGCCCCGCCTCATCCGGGCCCTCGAACGTCTTCTCGCGGCGTCGGCGCGCGCGGCGTCGAGCCCGCTTTCGGCGCCTACAGCACCTTGACCATCTCGTGGGTGATTTCGCGGAACAGGTCGCCGATGAGGATGACGCCGATGGCCCGCCCCCCCTCCTCCACCACGACCCAGCTGCGCTTGGACTCGATGAGCGCGTTCAGGACCAGAAGCAGCGGATCGCCGGGCTTCACCATGGGCGTGTCCCGGTGCATGATCTTCCTGACCTCGGTGCCGCAGCACAGCATGCAGGCGCGGCCGAAGGCGGCGTCCCAGTCGGCCTCGTCGACGTTGCTCACGTCCTCCTTGAGGACGCAGTCCTCGGCGGCGCGCAGCACGTCCCAGGCGGTGACCACGCCCGCGAGCTTGCCGAGCTCGGTGACCACGACCATGAGGTGGGCCTCGGGCTGCTCCCTCAGGCGCTCACGCATCTTGTTCATCACCTCGCCCAGGGTGGCGTTCTCGCGGATGGTCTCGAAGTCCTCCCGCATCACATCCCAGGCCCTTTTGCGCAGAATCATCGTCTCCTCCCGTTCGCGTGTTGCGCCTTGTGCTTTGCCGGGGCCACCGCTACAGTGGCCGCCTGTACAGCGTCCCACTCCTCTAACCTGACCGGGCATCCATGCCAAGCATCCGCAAGAGCCTCCTGCAGCTCATTTTCTCCGGGTCGTCCATGAAGCGGTGGAACGACAAGCTCCGTCCCATCGAGCTCTACGAGGTGGACAAGCAGGGGCACAAGATGATGGTCGCCTGGATGCTCTACGAGCTGAACTCGCGGGGCATGCCGCTTTCCGAGAAGCTGGCCCTGGGCGAGGCCGTGGTCGAGGGCGGGCTCTTCGACTACCTCTACCGGCTGGTGATCACGGACATCAAGCCGCCCGTCTTCTATAAGATAAAGGCCAACCCCGAGCACTACCGCCGCCTCACGGCCTGGGTCGTGGGCCAGCTCGCGCCGCGCATCCAGGTGGTGGGCGACGAGTTCACCGCGCGGCTGCGCGCCTATCTCGCCGTGCCGGACCACCAGGACCTCGCGGGCCGCATCCTGCACGCCGCGCACATCTACGCCAGCCGCTACGAGTTCTCCCTGATCAAGCAGCTGAACCCCTGGGACGAGGAGTTCGACGAGATCGAGAGCGACTTCCAGAACACGCTCGCCTCCCACGCGGACCTGGCCGGGGTGCCGGAGCTCCTGCGCGAGGGCTCGCCCCTCGAGCGCTTCGCGAGCCTGTGCGGCAGGCTGCGCTTCCAGACCCGCTGGTCGCAGACCCCGCGCATCCCCGAGACCACCGTGCTCGGCCACCTCTTCGTGGTCGCGGCCTGCGCCTACTTCTTCTCGCTCGAGCTCTCCGCCTGCCGGGCGCGGCGCATCAACAACTTCTTCGCCGGTCTGGTGCACGACCTGCCCGAGCTGCTCACGCGCGACATCATCTCGCCGGTCAAGCGCAGCGTGGAGGGCATCGCGGACATCATCCAGGAATACGAACACGCCGAGCTCGAGAGCCGCGTGCTCGGCCCCCTGCGGCGCGGCGGCGCCGAGGACCTGGCCGCGCGGCTCAGCTACTTCCTGGGCCTGGACGTGGGCTCGGAGTTCGAGACCGTGGTCCGCAAGAAGGACGGCAAGCAGCTCAAGATCGACTGGAGGACGCTCGGCGAGTCCTACAACTGCGACGAGTTCGACCCCAAGGACGGCCATCTGCTGAAGATCTGCGACAACCTCGCGGCCTTCCTCGAGGCCTACACCGCCGTGCGCAACGGCATCACCTCCGACCAGCTGCAGCAGGCCCTGTGGCGCATCCGGGGCCAGTACGCCCAGGAGCCCTTCCAGCACGGCGTGCACATAGGCGCGCTCCTGGCCGACTTCGACTGATCCCGCCCGGCTCGACCCGTCATGTATCTGGACATCCGCACCCTCACCGTGGCCGTGGCCATCATCAGCTTCGTGGGCTGCGCGGCCTTCTGGGCCATGCTCCGCCTGCGGCTTCCCCTGCACGGCCCGGGCTGGTGGAGCGCGGCCAGCGGCTGCGTCGGCGTGGTCTTCTCCTTCATCTCCCTGCGCCCCGGCATCTCCTGGCTCCTCGGCATCCTCGCCAGCAACGTGCTCGCCGTGGCGGCCCTCTGCCTGCTCTGGACAGGCCTCAGGCTCTTCCTCGGCCGACGTCCGCCCTCCTTCCTCCTGCTCGCGCTGCTCCTGCTGTCCGTGACAGCGACCTTCGCGGCCGCCTACACCCTCTCGCCCCAGGGCAGCCTGGGCTTTCGCATCATCTTCATCTCGCTCCTGCTGTCCGGCATCTTCCTGATCATCACCCGCGAGCTATTCATCGGCATGCCCGCGCGCAGCCCCGGGCGTCTGCTGCTCTCCGCCGCGTTCCTGCTGCACGCGGCGTTTCTCCTGGTGCGGGCCGCGCTGACCTACGTCTTCGGGGCCACGCTTCCGCTGCTCGTCTCCGGGCCGGTGACCATGGCGGCCATGCTCGTGGCCGTGGCCTTCATGGCCCTCCTCCTCGCGGGACTCGGGCTCGTCGTTGTGGAGCGCCTGCAGGCCGAGGCACGCCCGGTCCGGAACCTGCGGGACTGAGAAGGGACCTGGGGAAAAGAGACATGGACGT
This region includes:
- a CDS encoding CBS domain-containing protein; translated protein: MILRKRAWDVMREDFETIRENATLGEVMNKMRERLREQPEAHLMVVVTELGKLAGVVTAWDVLRAAEDCVLKEDVSNVDEADWDAAFGRACMLCCGTEVRKIMHRDTPMVKPGDPLLLVLNALIESKRSWVVVEEGGRAIGVILIGDLFREITHEMVKVL
- a CDS encoding HD domain-containing protein, with translation MPSIRKSLLQLIFSGSSMKRWNDKLRPIELYEVDKQGHKMMVAWMLYELNSRGMPLSEKLALGEAVVEGGLFDYLYRLVITDIKPPVFYKIKANPEHYRRLTAWVVGQLAPRIQVVGDEFTARLRAYLAVPDHQDLAGRILHAAHIYASRYEFSLIKQLNPWDEEFDEIESDFQNTLASHADLAGVPELLREGSPLERFASLCGRLRFQTRWSQTPRIPETTVLGHLFVVAACAYFFSLELSACRARRINNFFAGLVHDLPELLTRDIISPVKRSVEGIADIIQEYEHAELESRVLGPLRRGGAEDLAARLSYFLGLDVGSEFETVVRKKDGKQLKIDWRTLGESYNCDEFDPKDGHLLKICDNLAAFLEAYTAVRNGITSDQLQQALWRIRGQYAQEPFQHGVHIGALLADFD